The nucleotide window CTATGGTTGTGTATAAATTACTCAAGCAttgcagaaaaattaaattatcttatCGGTAATTAGACCCTATAAAAGCTTATTGACATGTTTGCGTCAAAGAATTgttatatttatgtgcatagaTACTTGTAAagatgtatatacaaacatatttcacatatatttcacatttctATTTTTGTCTGTATTCAgttcatatatatctatatttatatacatctcGAAGGATGTGGCATTTCACAAATTGTATATTGTCAACATTTCTCAAGATCTTgcaattgatattttatatactttatcATTTCTCTTCGTTTAATATATtggaaaaacgtcaaaaatgtgaaatttatggatttcaaaaaatgctaaaaagatATTTATCGCGGTAGTGTTAAGTATAGCCAATTATAATTCCTCAATTTACTTTTTATGTACCGCTAAGTCTaaagttttaagtatttaaaattgttgtcaATGAAAAAATTGCGAACTTGAGTCTCAAAGTCCCTGGCTTACCAATTTATACAACGGTTTTTTAGCAGGAAGATCAAAGTGCTTGTACTTTAGTGCAAATATGCgccattttacttttattatcaaatttcgcaatagaaattttataatatcacAACATTTTAGTGATAAACAGTGGTGAACGTgactgcattgttgttgttggttttactAACAATTTCCCCTTACCTTTTCTACTATTTACAGAGAAGACTACACAAAGAGTTGATGTCACTGATAAAGGAACCGCCACCGGGTGTTACCGTCGATACCGAAAGTATAGGACAAAACTTATCAGAGTGAGTTGCttacatattaattatataaatatattactaatttcatttattttattttcttttactagatggaaaataaatattgccgGTTTCGAGGGTACCCTGTATGAGGGTGAAAACTTTCAGTTACTCTTCAAATTCAACAATAAATATCCCTTCGATTCGCCAGAGGTAGGCTCAAATACTTGTTTACATGCATTTATGTCGTTgatttactataatattatcttgcttGCAATCGCAGGTGACGTTTATTGGCAATAATATACCTGTGCATCCGCACGTCTACTCTAATGGACATATCTGCCTTTCCATATTGACAGAAGATTGGTCGCCGGCGCTATCAGTACAATCTGTCTGTTTGAGCATAGCATCGATGCTTAGTAGTTGCCGTGAAAAGAAGCGTCCACCAGATAATACACTATACGTAAAAACCTGCAATAAGAATCCGAAAAAGACCAAATGGTGGTATCATGGTGAGTTTTAAAAGCACCTTTTAGTAGTGAAAATAAGTTTAAAcgatcttttttattttattttttttttgaaattttttttttattattttatagaagTATTGTTATAAACATACTATTAGTTGTTGTTATCACGACAAGCGCATAAAATAGCTTTCAAAAACTTATATGGCAGATCTCTTAAGTCCAAGACAATAAATCCTGTTTACATTCATACGCTTTCCAATACCACTTTATATTCGAAAACTGCAAACAGTTCGAAAAATTATTCGGAAATTTATTTATCCTCTAGTTTATATCTGACCAAGTACTGTTACCAAAGCAGTTTCTTCCCAAAatctttttcgaaaatattttatgctgttatcacaacaacaacaacaacccttaagccttttatttttattaccatCCTTCCTTTAGGTCTggttatatacaatattttgatataacataacctacaaactatttaatttttctttctttaatcTCCTCTCAAAAATGCTtacattttcacaaaaaactAAACGTAGTAATCCGCAACACGTTTTTTTACAGACGATTCGGTCTAGTGGACGTTGAATACCGCTACCGATCGGTACACAAATAAGCTGTTCGCTGCACTGACTAACTCATTGCTGGTACTTAGAAtggaactacaacaacaaattacgcAAATATACACTGAGAGTAAATTGTCTGTGAAAAAAATACGACGACGTGTAAAACTCAAACGTAAACGCGcatcaacaaacacacacacacccgcatACATAACTAAACAACTGTAAATTGCAAAACAAACaaccaacaataaaaacaaaaatacaacttAAAGCCAACAAATCAtcataataaaacaacaaacacaaataacaatatCAATAATATATAACGGAGAGTGCGTTTGAGCAGAGAGAGCAGCCTGTGAATGTGATTTTGCGCAGGCGTATGCGTgtgtgaaaaaaagaaatatcgtattttaaatttacataaacatacatacatacatacatttatatattttaattattacatacattttactttaaaacttAGCGCGCCAACAACAAgaacatataataataaatataaatttaatgcagCAAAAGAAAGCGAAGAAGAATACATTTTTGAGAcgcaaaacacacacattttacacttatatacaaacatttaatCTTTACAacattgcacacacacatacatacatatacataaaaaaataaaatgttttaaaacaaacaaacaacgtaaaatggaaaaagtgtctaaattttcgaaaagaacaaaaataaaaatcataaattataatttgtgttttatgtgCGTATTTAGGCTAGCGTTTTTgaaaagacaatttttttttctaaaagcggtgaaattttggaaaaatatagtaGAATTTCAACGaactgtaattttataaagaaaaaatattaatattttattattgttttgtatgTTCttgtgttaattaatttaatttaatttcattgcgTGTGCTTTGTTTTAGCTGCTCTTTAGTTATAAAAACAACGGTATTATTGGAAActcaaaaagaaataataataaacaaattcaataaaataaaatagttgcaaACACTACAATTAATCAAGTAAAAAATTGCAATcattacaacaataattaaCATAGTAATATTAGAACTAAATGCCACTATACtgtaaagcagcaacaacattccaaagtgtattcaacaaagtgaaccaggtatatgacatatcacaattttttacccgaatgtgacatgtttgttgccattgatttaacccatacatttattcaaaaattcaaattttgaaattcaaaagtaaacaaatttcaaaccaaaaaaaaaaaaatattttttaaatgaataaaagaaaatgtcgaatactttctgctttggcaaaacaactcatggaagcaatttactaaggttttgtgctccaactgacaaattgcaaacaattttatcaatatatattatattgttaaagttaaaaaagacgggttaatgtaaacaaatacatgtattgtttactattttattgtcaaaagcgggtatgtcaaatacttagttcactttgttgaatacactttgcaaTATTCCACTTGATGTTTGCTGAAAGTGCAATAAAGTCCACCAAAActtattcaaataatataacagagaaaaaatttaattttttggcaaaaaaaaaatattttaaaacaaaaaattaagataaattgctaaaattattttaaaaaatattttctgtctCCTTTACCGCAATGAAGAGTAATGAAAAAAGTTAAAGcgaataaatttgtataaaacgaAACGCGTCTacttataaaaagtgttaataATATGTACTACTTGCGCTCTAATTTTTCACTTATCACACTAAATAGCTTTCTTTGCGCTCTATAACTGTATTAAGTAAATTTTGCTTGTataattttcttacaaaatcGTTGTATGCTTGTTTGTTTTACGCTATGTTAGCTTGTAGTCCTAATGATTTGTTGCAATTCAATTGTAtcgttcataaatatatttttagctttGAGTTGTCAACTGTTTGGTAGACATGTCAGTAAACGTGTGTGATTTCCTTTCTCATATGATCTgcatatgatatattttatattattaattaattacgtTTTCcttataaattcaataattgCCAATTCTTTACACGTATATaccttaattaatatttatatataaaatatacatacttatatacataagtacatatttacttgtatTGTAGCTAGCGGTATGTAATAAAccgttaaattattattataattttacatttacacCCCCTCCTCCCACTTCTTAATGATAACTTTGTAATATTGTGTTTGTCTAAAAAGTGTATGTTTATTATTCtgtttactatatacatatacatacatacatacatacatatagttaaGTGTCGATTTATGTGTAAGTCAAGTATGAAGTaaattaagtacatacatacatatgtgaaatgCTATACGCAGTTAAAAACAAtcttaattataacaataaaatgcGTGTCATTCtcaagtattcaataaaaaaaaacacacttatgattacaattaaaaaaatacaaaacatattAAATGGAGTTGTAATGCTTTTACTTAttgaaaaatggaaaaagaTGAGAAGGAAGTAAGAATTCTGGTATAGCTTCCACAATATCGTATGACATCCACTTTGTGTAcgctgtttttgtatttgttgtgagTTAGCGATGCAGTTCAAATATTTGCTGGATGTTGTGTTGGGGATAAGTGAAGAAGGATCCATCAAAGCAAAACATGAAATAACAAAACCCACGCCTCTGCAAAGGGAAGATAGATCCACAACCAAAGAAATGCACTTTGCTGGTTAAAGCCATTTGGAGAATGTATTACGCTGCAACAACTACCACTTGCTGTACAGCACCATGGACTATGCAACTGGCTTATATTCGTATTTATAGCAGGTCAATAATaaccaaaaaacaagtaaggaaaggctaagttcgtgtgcaaccgaacattttatactctcgcaatttattgatatatttttattaagataacacacaatttgacccaatttgaaaatcctacaattaggtatatgagagctagaggaCATtgcactattaaaagaaaaatgtttcctgtaaattaaattaagatacctgagagatttactgaaattttcgatgaaaaattaatgGGGAACTgcattcttcatattcgatattcggggctttgaaaagttatagtccgatttcgatttcatccattttccacacgtgtcagcagggtatcaagaaaatattatataccgaatttcattcgaatcggtcgagtagttctcaagtgccacgcccactttcccacaaaaattacatccaaatagaccccttcctagtgcgatcctttgttccaaattttaattatataactttatttatggcttagttatgacactttatgtgttttcggttttcgccattttgtgggcgtggcagtggtccgattttgtccattttcgaatgcaaccttctcacggtcccaaggaacatttggaacacatgtttcaagatatcaagatatctcaatttttactcaagttatccgttgcacggacggacagacagacattcggatttcaactcgtctcgtcactctgatcattttgatatatataaccctatatctaactcgtttagttttatgacttacaaacaaccgttatgtgaacaaaactataatactctcttagcaacttttgttgcgagagtataataataacaacaataaaaagaacTTTCAACTTTGCATATTATTTCACGGCAGGTATTCAAGGAAACATTTCAATGTGTAGCAAGTTTTGTAAATCTCttataaattacttaattacatatatctatatgtctATAGTAGTTGGTTAAATTATAGTGTGTGAAATTCAGTTTACAAACATCAAACACTGCTTTGCAACTGTTCTtcgtttacaattttattttcaacttcaTGTCAGTTAATCGTTGGCGCACCATAGTATAGACCCATCAATGCTTCCTGTAATGCACGTTGACAAGCCAAGTTCGCTTTATAGCCACCGGCACGTTCAGCGCTATTTTCGGGCCGTATGTGTGCAATGAAACCTTTGCTCTCGATTTCGCTAGTAGCCGGTGGAGCAGGGCCTTCTGTGTAAAGCGTCGGCACTTTATGCACATACAATGGTCCCTCCTCCGCTTTTGGTAAAGGTAGAAACATTTGATCTGCTGTGCGCCCAAATTTTATACCCGTTGAGAATTGTGTTGCTGGTTTAGGTGGTGGCAGTTTCTTCTCTTCTTCACGCAGTTTTTCAACCTTTTCGGCGAATCCATTCACAATCTCCGAGGCATCTTTACCACTGCACATCAGCTCATCGATGAGCGCTTCCTTCTCACGcgctttcttcttcttttgttcAGTTTCCAATTCAGCCAATTCCTGCTTACGCGCTTCTTCTTGTGCACGCTCTAACTCAAGCATTTCTTCCAATTCATACTCTTCACGTCCCATACGCGTTTTATTACGCTGTATAACATCACGATTCTCACGCCTATAGGCTTCAATGCGTTTATTCGTGCCGATTATGTCTATATTGTTGCAGAGATTATAGATAATAGTTTCGATTTCCTCCAAGTAGTCATTGAATTCTTGCAGCGTAGCGAAGTCGTCCTCCTTTTTGTTGTAATCACGTAGTACACGTTTACGTATATCCACCTCCTTTTCTACCATAGGATCTTCGAAAAGTTGCACACGGAAATTGTTGCGACGCAATGGCACCATACATTCCGGACAGGAACCTGAACCTTTGAGAAAGAGCAGATCTACACAGGATTCACAAAGCGTGTGGCCGCAAACGTTGACCATCAATTTCAGTGAGGGATTGCGGTACTTTGTAGTTTTGCAACGCGGACATGCTTGGTCCTCCATGGTGAAAACTGGAATTTAGCTTACGATGCgactttgtaaaatttaatttcagaagcaaataaatgcttttgttGTGCTACTATTGACCGGTGTGTTTCCAATTGGATgcgtcaaaaacaaaaatgcaaataaagaaCACAAAAGGGGAATAAgcaaataacagctgattttgacATTTGTTTCTTCATTTTAAGTGTATTCAAACACAGGGTGAATCGTGTTTGCATTTATCGAACAAATATTCCTTTGTAAAACAAATAACGTGATTTTTGGAAtgttttgtgtatataaatgttataaattatacataaatatattaatatataacacactataataaaaacataaacatacataaaagaATTGATCTAActagtaaatttattttattgtattacaaATATATGCAATTTTCAACTCTGCAAGTGTCGATAATGAAGCGCTTTTAATTCATGTACTTCTGtttgacaaattttaaaaatttaactttttagaTAAAGTGAGGACTCACATTTgggattataaataatatattttcctgAGACTGAACTTTATATTCAGTTAgtaagcaaaaatattaaaattcatatttgtcTAATTcgaatacattttattattgcaCTGCCTTATCGccttttaacttttatattactcatacgccaaggGCAACGAATTTGTCTTCAATTACGTTTAGGgttttattgttaatattgttATGCTCATATGAAAAAACAAACTGTGTTTTAATGAATCCAAATAGTGTCAGGTAAGTTCATTAAGCGAAAGAACAAGCgaaaaataatttctgtttCTGCTACATTTCTGTTTCTGTTATGAATGAgttcaaattgtaaataaagttGAAGTATAATATTGAtaccaaaaactaaaataattttggagAATTTTGCGCCTATCCCGCATATATGCTTACCtctttatacaaaataaaagtaagaacatttttatgcacatttttcgtgtattctttattttaaatttcaattttgttatatatgtaaatttatacatgtatatactataatatatatatatatatatatataatttatttagttaaatacATTTACAATTCTAAATAAGTATTTACGTAATTAAGATCGGCTAAATCGTGAACAatgcaatcaatcaatcaatcgtTATTAGTATCTAATAGTAGCTGAAGTCGTATTCATACAATAATGATCTCAttacaaattaaacaaatttatatttatttatttattttttttgtttttgtaattaaagaAATTCATACTATGAAGTATTTGTTTATAcacacattgtttttgttgtttcgtttttatttttttattttatttttttttttttttgtttctattccATGAGGCGAGTACAAACAATTCAAACAGCGACTCAAACCACGTATACAAGCGCACATTATACAACACTAGCATACTTTCAACAACTTTTAAAcacgcatgtacatatatacatatgtatttatgcagtaaatatgtaaatttgcttttttttgcttttgcataattttcagtttttctgTTTTCACgtatgtttaataaattttgttctttGCTATACGaattgtttatatgtaaatcagttaactacatgcatatttatCATTATATACGACTACTTACGTATCATACAAGCCATATacatttggaaatatttatttattttttttatttaaataataatattttatttaatatttcttcgtAGATAACTGTTtgtgtttacatatatacttgtatttatATGAGCGTGTCTagctataatttcatttaaataaactaaatactaAACTAAGTAACTATGTATATAAGCTaagtttataattatatttaagtgttaagtgaaatattttcgttaaatgTCTTTAATCAGAATTTTtccatcgatttttttttaatttaattatttttatttttgtattaattttcatttttaattaattatattttttttattaattttatttattttttttttaattttttgtttgttgcggGGCTATATTTATGCGCTTATCATTTATTAGTGTTactacagatatatatatataacgttaataataaaataatataatatttcagtatatgtgttgttttgtaataCTTTACAGTTTACAGTTATAGAgatagaaatttgaaatttttgctgttgttagttacatatatagtatatagatatatatacagttgttctaataaataaaagttgtaaTCGAAAGTtgatgtatatactatatttctATGTTatatataaacgaaaaaaatcaaaagctctcatttatttaataatatttaatataaatacttaaCTCATTTGTTAATTAAacgctaattaattaattatttattgtttcatataaaaatttagtgcTCGCTATACAATTGTGTAACATTGAAATGCttttaacacaaaacaaaatttttaatatttatatataatatttttttttttttttttaatatacaattaGCGACACGCCTTTACTTGGAAAAAaacacatttgcatattttggcCACGCATTTGTCgtcgaaaattattttgaagctTGGATTGTACTAAGGGTTTTACTTCGGCACACAATTCGCTTGTGTTTTACAGTTTTGCATTTGTTACATATAAATAacacacatattatatatttcatgaattgtttagcatttttggttttgctttttatttttgttttttttttatttttgttttccatcAACAAAGCAAACCATTCATATTCaagtgttttctttattttcattttagttatcGATTTGACttgagaaataataataagaaaaccaTTAATTTCAAATCGAATCACTGTAAATATCACAATTTAGTTAACGCATAATGCATACTCAacgtacaatacatacatacatatatacagacttgTGCAagcaacgtacatacatacatacatatattttatcataCAATATACTTCATATGTAACATTTTAAtgtcttatttgttgttgctctgcGCTCAACAATGTCGTTCCAGCTAGTTAAATAATCGCTTGTCTGAATTCGATTAAAGTGTACCGCCAAGTGTAACACATTTAGTACAAAATTTGACTATAAGCAATAATAATGGTGGATCTGTGAGGGTACActgagcatatttttttttataatttggctgagcatatttttttcataatttgtcgcctattaatttataaattttatatgaaaataattttttttttgttttttttaattaaaaaattgtttttttttcgaaaaatattattaaacaaattccgttaattttgcgttttttcttaaaatttcattgtatataatttttcaaaccaaagaattatttaaaaagaaattaaaaaaaaaatatttttattatacataaatcCATACAAATAAAGTCTATTATACTTTTTCCAACAATTCAGTACACGCttcacatatttaaatagtatatatGCAACAAATACGCATAAAAAAACTCGTTAATTATGTAATACATGACAACAATATCCAATCAGTATTTATCCCACCACAAAATCGCTCGCAATTTAACAtgctgttatttgttgtttttgtttattgcatATCGGTagtgaaaatattgttttatatttttactgaatttcgttttttttttgtttgcacttcgcaacacatttataattttaaacaaataacttTGTTAAGCCGGTTATGGCTTGTGCTTACAATGCGTACTCTCAATTTTACttgattattgttttttaactatgtacacacatacatatccatttacatatgtaggtactGTTATTAGTGTTGTTATTATGTATGAAAATCATCAAATAAGTGGTTGACAGTTTTACTTTAAACATTTGCCCTGTTATATGATAAAAAGAACTTGCGGTTAGTTGGAGAGTGTCTTAAATTTTTGGTCCAAATTCTGGTTTTCGGTTCGTTGGTGCCTTCTAAAGACTGGAAATAGAAGAGAAAAGAAGAAATTAtggattattttttgaaattcgaaaatttaaagcaacaaaaagatactttaaaatataataccttttcaattaaaacaacaaaaaaaaataattttaatatttaaaaaaataaataaataaataaataaaaaatttaaaattcatatttattatctgtttttattttttatatgtctaTTTATTATCTatgagaatatatgtatgagtcTCCCCTTTCTATTTTAAAATCACTCCGCTCATTTCCAAAATCTCAAACTCACCTTTGTAACGCAGTCGCCTCGTCCAGCTCGGCATCACCTTCATCGATCCGTGCACCGCTACAGCTACGACATTTACAACATATAATACAGGGTGCCGCCAGCAGTAGCAGCGGTGAAGCGACCAATAACAATATACCAAATCCCGCAAATATGCCAATCACTTGTGCTCTATGCCACACCACAGAGGCAC belongs to Zeugodacus cucurbitae isolate PBARC_wt_2022May chromosome 6, idZeuCucr1.2, whole genome shotgun sequence and includes:
- the LOC105211706 gene encoding ubiquitin-conjugating enzyme E2 W isoform X1; translated protein: MLKIFKSKKDKLPKSEIITCEPQVTKEPRTKCGKPLVLDNTRWERRLHKELMSLIKEPPPGVTVDTESIGQNLSEWKINIAGFEGTLYEGENFQLLFKFNNKYPFDSPEVTFIGNNIPVHPHVYSNGHICLSILTEDWSPALSVQSVCLSIASMLSSCREKKRPPDNTLYVKTCNKNPKKTKWWYHDDSV
- the LOC105211706 gene encoding ubiquitin-conjugating enzyme E2 W isoform X2; amino-acid sequence: MSSMSPSERRLHKELMSLIKEPPPGVTVDTESIGQNLSEWKINIAGFEGTLYEGENFQLLFKFNNKYPFDSPEVTFIGNNIPVHPHVYSNGHICLSILTEDWSPALSVQSVCLSIASMLSSCREKKRPPDNTLYVKTCNKNPKKTKWWYHDDSV
- the LOC105211708 gene encoding CDK-activating kinase assembly factor MAT1, yielding MEDQACPRCKTTKYRNPSLKLMVNVCGHTLCESCVDLLFLKGSGSCPECMVPLRRNNFRVQLFEDPMVEKEVDIRKRVLRDYNKKEDDFATLQEFNDYLEEIETIIYNLCNNIDIIGTNKRIEAYRRENRDVIQRNKTRMGREEYELEEMLELERAQEEARKQELAELETEQKKKKAREKEALIDELMCSGKDASEIVNGFAEKVEKLREEEKKLPPPKPATQFSTGIKFGRTADQMFLPLPKAEEGPLYVHKVPTLYTEGPAPPATSEIESKGFIAHIRPENSAERAGGYKANLACQRALQEALMGLYYGAPTIN